One Glycine max cultivar Williams 82 chromosome 8, Glycine_max_v4.0, whole genome shotgun sequence genomic window, TGGAAAGGCACTTCAAATCCTTTTTCGAGATTGGTTAGCCAAGTCCAGCATACTAATATGGCATCCTCCATCAGTTAGCGTTGAAGCTGTCTGATAGCAAATCATTTCATTGACCATTACCAGCTTTTTCCTTGAGTAATTCCATGCTCTGATTTTGTATCTGATGATAATTCATTGtctaatttaaaacaaaaagatgTTTATGTTATTTCTAGAGTTATAAGAATTTCAATGTCTGGCCCACACAAGTAAAACCATCTCAAGCCATGGCTCATACATTATGACTTGTGTAGACTACTGAAATAAGAGAAATTGGAGAGATTTTTTTGATAAGAATGATGGTTCCACTTCACAACACAGGACATGATTAGTGTTGTTTTTACATTTAACTCTATTTGACAACATTCATACACACTTTATACAGTCATGTTGCATAAAGTTTTCTTAGTATGTGAATAAATCCATATCATCCAtcctacataaaataaaaagatgtcaTGTCCTAAGCCAGGTAATTATGAAGAGTCCATTTTTAACTGATTTGAAGGTCACTCCTTTGTACCATGGGGCTGCAACATTTGTCAAGATAAGTTATTGGCATTGGTTGAACAATTGACTTCAGTACCAACCTGTGGATCATCAATTAGTTATATTTGTATGTACTTAGAATGTATCCTAAAAATAGTTGGACAAATATCTAATGAGCAGAAGATGATGGAAATTTGCTTAAGGTGGTTTGGCCAAGTAAGAAGAATACCAATGGAGGCTTCACTGAGAAGTGAGAAAAGTGAATCAAATTGAAGATAGAGAGGGGAAaggctttatttttaaataaatataagaaattaacACTCATTGACTCCTTCCCTCAATCTCCTTCCTCCCCATTTTTTCTTTCCCAATTTTCCtttgaataaaacttaaatgCATTTTCTTAGATACTTTTTGTGATGTTCTCaaatcaaaattgaagtttTACCTTGAAACCTATGTTGACCTTCAACACAAATCCTTTATTATGCGAATTACTGAGGTGAAATTCCAATTCTAATTGGAGAAAAGATCTAAAAGCATTTAAGTGACtacatctaagttttgtcctttcCCTTTCCATCACTCGCCTTTCACTTTTAAACATCCAAACACAGCATAGAAGTTTTAAAACTCGTGGTTGTGTGTGAACAGGATCTTAATTCACCAAATGAGGAAAAGAATACACCTCTTCATTGGGCATGTCTCAATGGGCATGTGGAGGTAATTAATGTGTTCTTCCAAGGACACGTcttattctattattatttctCAGGTCATGGTTTTGTTTAACATGCAAATACTTTTCAGGCTGTGAAGAAATTAATCATGGCTGGAGCTAATGTTAGTGTCTTAAACAGGTTTGTTATATCACCTCAAGCATTTTAAGATGTGCGCAGAGTTTTTTATAATGCATCTTATTTGACAATGCACCTTTCTCAGTCACGAGAGGACTCCAATGGATGAAGCAGTGAGTGGGGGAAAGCCAGAAGTGATGGATGCGATTAATGAAGCAGTGGCACTAGTTGAACTTCGTGGTGCTATGGTTTTTGCACAGGAAACTTGAAGTTTATGCTACACTAACTAGCTTGTAATATGAGAAATCTGTGATGGTTATACATGTTTTCCTATAATGGGTATTTTGTTAGTTCGAACAAGATCATGAGTGTTTTGGTATCCTCCTCCCTCCCAAGTTTCCATTATGGAATTCCTCTTCGGAAAATGGAATTGAAGGAGTTGGAATGAAGTGGATAGTTTTACTTTTGAagttaattagttattttttttcctggaaaATCAATGAAATGCCATACACTCGAATATgagaaattaacattttatttatccATTTCTTTAATCCTCAAATTAGAATatcgacaaaaaaaaaaagaatcataataAAAATCGTGTTCAAGtttatgaagaaaatatataaagatatttttctttccattgCGATGGCATGTATAATTTTGTTTGCTCGTTCTGCATCATTCCAATATTAGCACTAGCTTATGCTATGAGCATAAGAGAAGGTGCATTAGAAGATGTCAGGTCACTTCCTACGTTTAGGTTTAGTCAGTCAAATTCACTGGTGATGGTTGATGACAACAAGAAGCAACTTGTTAAAGGAAGAATAGATTCAGGCAATGGAAGTCATATGATTGAACTTCTCTCCAACCAGATGATTCTATGAGTGCTGAGTGCTGAGTGCTGACTGCATCtcctatttaataaataattttgtaagaacaaaaagtaaaaaaaaaaaggttaaattataagaattaaaaagatatttaaatctaagtgatataatatatttgctttatgagatttgaatgagttttttttttaaaacgttagcCTTTGCAACGTTAACAATttggttttaatgttttttaaaaaccatgTGCAGATATATAAGACTTTATAGAAAATGTGAGACCAGAACGTGAAAAGgtagttgaaaaaaattaaatttgcgAGCAATTTGAGCAATGTGGGGGCGTTAGTTTGTGGGTCTCTCTTATGTGCAGAGAGAGGGTTCTGACTATGTTGGAGGACTCTTTTATCCCGGAGAAAATGACTTTAGGCCGGACTGCAAAATATCTCAGAAAATAACTATATAGatgttttgaaaaatacttgatatgaaataataacaaattaaaaaaatttaagttcctctattttttgcaattaataattttagtttctcaattttaaaattaagatttttaattttttaattttcagtgATTTTAGTCCATCCAAATTTTATACAACACCCCTGGAAAGCGATCTCCAATATTAGAATGGCTATGAACATTATTCTTGTGGGTTTCTCAAATCTCAAATTTTAGATagcttttgaatattttaatggaTGCTAATGATTGGGAAGTTGGGTAGTTTTTCCTTGTGGttgatctttttttaaaataccattgttgaaattctttcaaaccTCATTCCTTTCTTACTTGCAGTAGTAGGAAAAATGAACTACTATATTAAGATTATTTCACTTTAAAGCCTTTGCCGGAGAAACTCAATTGAAGATCTGCAAGTGGCAGAGCGGTGCTGAGGTTGGGTTTCAGGAATTGAATATCttttactaaatatatataatgtataataaatcatattatttatttaatatttaaaataaaataaaaactaaaattttgccCGTCAACGTTAATAAATTGATAGAAAACCTTTAGAATGTGAATTGGAaactaaaattacttatttaaataaattgagggatttaatgtattaattttaaaattaagggactaaaattattaattataaaaaaataaaggccaataaaattgtattttaacttaatttattaaaaatttaaaataaaatttactaatttatcataaataaacaatcatcaaagataaaaaaaaaacttttactttattaaaaactcaataaaaaaatatttactaaaaacccaaaataaaatttactgaTTTAAGAacctaaaagatattttagacTTTGTAAAATTGCGAATGTagtcttatttatttatctgtTAAAAGACGTTGATTAGTGAAGAGTGTACGTGATTGTGGGACGCAGCAGTCACATTCACAGTACAAGGGCAGTTGAGTAGGCCATCCCTTATTATTGTCTCCGAAGCATCATGCTTCTCAAATCTCAATCAGGACAATCCAATTGGGATCGTTATATATGTCATGTGATGAAGAGttgttttcttattattattattattgtaagtCATGAAGAGttagatttttaaaatgttgttaaaaatattattttttaaataaatttttggtaAATAAAATTCTCACAGAATAGTTAATTTAGTTCCTCAAAATATctacaccaaaaataaaaaaaacttacatcaCAAAAAGTTCCTAAAAATACTATTGTCATTTCAAGTTACTCCCTGAATTCATAGAACAAGGAGTGGTAAGAATACATATTGTCATTTAATAAATTCCTTCAACCAttctgtaaaaaataaaaaaaacctttaatCACACCCTTTTTaatttggttaaattgtttttattgaaaactataaaattagaataaaaaattattaaatataatataaaatttattatttttaataaattttaatcaataaaaaaatattcagaaCCAACGAGTCTTGTCCCTCCTTCAATATGGTAAGAGGAAAGGCTTACAGTCGCGTAAATTATGTCCACATacaataatttgataaaaaaaaaaaccggaaaactaataattaattaatatattcatattttaatatgtatgtatataataatatctactattatttataatttatggaTGAGGTTATTCTTTATACTCTTCAAAATGAGTTACTTATTTTAGAAGAGACAGATCCtatcaatataaaaacaaatcatacaaaaatatctaattcgtatatttttttcttctaatattcaattatatatttataatttaatcaaaatgtcttaataatataaaaatattttgcgtAGTTTAAATAGCATCATTGAATCATAAATTGTTATGTAgagtaaaataattgattttttgtaattttaaaaatcatatttaaagtattttctaatttattaacaTTGGAAAAATCTTTAGATTAACAATGTATCAAagttaaacttatttattacagtatatcttaatataattccaataatattctaatataattcacttaaaaataataattaataatttaattagttagaaTACATTGACATTATTAAGGGTTTTTTACacaatggtatatatatatatatatatatatatatatatatatatatatatatatgtatatatatatatatatataataattaataaaatcattgaattttgtaataattacatTATTTAGAGTGATTTGTGGTATCTTGAAAGTGTAAAATCTTCACTTAATTTACATGACtatatcaaaattaagaaaaacttagttatatatgtgataataattttacatgGAAAGAGGACAAGAGGAATGGTGCCGGTGCCGGTGCCGGTGCCGGTAAGGGAGAACTCGGAGAAAAAGGGATTTGGATTTCAAGTTTTCACATATCTCACTCACTCACCATTCTCGTACATCTTGCTCGTCTTTGGGCAACAATAGCACCCTAGTGGATGTTGCGAATAGAGGGGAGGGACATGTTTGgctttacaataaaaaaaaatacattagttaATGGTATTAATTAAGGCAAGGAGACcaaagtaatatataaaaataaaataaaatgaaatgcatgtgtaattaaagtaaatttgaataaaattactgTAATTTGCACTATCTTTCACAATATGGGGACGtgcaatataataataataataataataataataataaaattaaaagattgtgTGATGTACCTATcacatcatttttatttcatttggaaGCAGATTTATAGTTTATTGCAGGTGACCACAGTTATGCCATAAGGTTCAGCGATGCATTATTGGCATTTTGGCAGCATTATTGTGGGCAGCAGTCACTTGGTAGTTGGTGCATTTGGAACGCTAGAAAATTAGTGtgtcttaaaaaaaatgcttcctCTGATTCTGAAATTCGATCTCATGCAGAATAGTTCCTTCACTGCATGGTTtcctcttattatatatatatatatatatatatatatatatatatatatatatatatatatatatatatatattggaataGTTCAcaccaataaaattataaaaatttacatcTTTACTTTTGTGTGGTTGAGGACTTACCCTCCTTACATACAATAGTTCATTTtctccattttaatttctttatttcttttctttttatgtggAATGAGCAGACAAGATTTGGGATCACAGCTCCGGGGAAATAtcgaataatttttttcatcgaTAGGTACACTTAAATGGTAAATTTGACCAACATTGATCATCTCAATGCATGCAATTAATcctgtaaaaaataatttatatatatatatatatcaacttaGAGGATTAAACTAACAAGAGAATTTCGCAGAGTGACATAAAAATAGTGAAAGAAATTGGGCTGGATTCCTTTAGATTCTCCATCTCATGGAGCCGCATATTACCAAGTAAGATATATTCCTAATAAGTTGAAGCTTACATTCAGTTTCATATTAAATTCTCAGGATTACAGATAGATATTTAGCTtctaattaaaaagtattttttataaatattttatttatttttaatccacaCATTATAATATAACATGATTTTACCTAGACTCTAATTTGTACaggtaaaagaaaagaaaaaacttgtCATGCTGCATCATAATGTGGAAACTAGAAAGTGATTTCATAATATCGAATTATTCCCTGCAGAGGGCAAAGGAGCCGTTAATCCCTTGGGGGGGTTAAATTCTACAACAATCTCATCAATGAGATCCTGGAAAATGATCAATTTCTTCGTATACTCGATTTTTTCTTCCATCCATTCATCAAATCCACCTTGCTAACTCGTTATTTTTTGGCAGGCTTAAAACCTTTTGTCACTATCTTCCATTGGGACTTGCCATAAGCTCTTGAAGATGAATACGGGGGATTTCGTAGTTCAAAAATAGTGTAAGTTTACTAAATTTGCAAATGAAAAATACCAGTATCATATTCTTCACCATACTCTTTTGAATGTATTTCTTATTATTCCTAAAAATGCATTAGAATTCACAAAATTGAGTTGAACTTAGTTCTAATAATCATGatcttataattttcaataaattttaattaataataaaaaatgtcttataaAATATGTTGCTAGAACTCATCTTTGTAAATAATGCATAATATCCTATTTTTTTGTTCTCAATAAAAAGAAGAgagtcaattatattttttttatccacaaaaATTGAACACAATATCAAACGTTTATAGCATGGGTACATTCTGTTTAACCAAGTAAGTTTGACTGTAactatgttttcttttaatgatGGTTAGGGTGGATTTTCATAATTATGCTGACTTTTGCTTCAAGACATTTGGGGATCGAGTCAAACATAGGGTGACTTTGAATGAGCCAGGATCATTTGCCCTTGCTGGCTACAATGCTGCTACTTTGCACCAGGTAGATTCTAAATATGCCGGAAATTGCACTGTTGGTGACTCAGCCACTGAACCCTACATTATCTCCCATAATTTAATACTTGCACATGGAACGGCTGCTACATTGTACAAGAAGAAATACCAGGTTAGCTTTAAACACAAACATCTTTttggcaataaaaaaaattcaatctaaGAACTTGTGTATACTACCTAAACCTTTTATCACTAGCTAGGCCGATTTTAATGGGTTGCTTCAAACAAAAACATCGTCATATCAATATTTGGAAGAACATAAATGAAGCCTGCTTTTTACggtggataaaaaaaaagtagtcaTGTGTACGTTACTTATTGAATAGTCTCCTTTTTGCGTGTAATTAATATTGCTTTTTAGGAGGAGTGAAAGAGGAGAGAGAGGCTTAGTATTCAGCgtggagagaaaataaaaaagtcatgTACATTACTTATATTGAATAGtctcttttttattatactaGAGTAGCTCCCGTGCATTTGCAATGCACGGTGCACAAAGCATAAAAGCAACTTACATCAATAAAAAAGCAAATGCAAAGCGAAATTGATAcgtgaaagttaaaaatggaaCCCGGACGATTTTAATATAACTATTGATAATAATGATCATATTGAGATTAGAACTTATGATCTCATTCATGTTATATATCCAAAGCTTTCACTATTAGGTAACTAGTGGTTCACTTATTGAATATCTTGTATTTTTAAGACATTTTTGTTATTGGTTTGACACATTACTGTAGGTATGCTACTGAAGCCAATCCATTGTTCAcattaaaattattagatatctATCGAAATTTAACAAAGCTGGCTACCCATATTAATTCTATAATCTATACACATTTGAATGAACTATTTGATGATAGTTTTAAAAATCCGATATATCATTGATATAGTCGAGTCACTATAGGTTGATGGGTCATTGAttgaattaattagttaatagttAAACTGTACAAACAagtataaataacataaaatataagtatatatttattaattgtatCAAAAGTTTAATAATATTCACTAAACAAATTTTAGGTACttgattcaatttttatgtaccatttttttaatcaaaattttgcattcttttaaaaagataattattttttgttcaaacGATTCAATCAAACTAATTTACTAATTTAACCAGAATAGGTCACTTGTTTAACCAAACCTTCCCATCAAGTGCATAACCAATCTGATGAGTAATCCAGTCGGATAATTAGTCCAAGTTTTAAAATTGTGACTTGATCActctatctttcttttctcatgtaaaaaaaaagtgaaaaagcaatACAAATGTACCTAATGTCTTGTATAGCTATGTAATTGGAAAATTGTGTTCTGTATGATagatattttattcaaaaagaacTAATTCATAATCAGAGTTATTGAACAGATTCAATTTTTCA contains:
- the LOC100306615 gene encoding uncharacterized protein LOC100306615 is translated as MGATEANTTLQARPETTSENIEALLDAARYDDMDDVKSLEASGVPLDSKDEQGRTALHMAAANGHIDIVEYLISRGVDLNSPNEEKNTPLHWACLNGHVEAVKKLIMAGANVSVLNSHERTPMDEAVSGGKPEVMDAINEAVALVELRGAMVFAQET